In Mytilus edulis chromosome 6, xbMytEdul2.2, whole genome shotgun sequence, the following proteins share a genomic window:
- the LOC139527251 gene encoding uncharacterized protein CXorf65 homolog, which translates to MTDTVPDQSFIIVKYGDGEEALFNPWCTSHTLMEWIRRKCRCDDDIIIDLVDLEGQVKNLSGRSKEYANEVVNGRETYILIRVERCHDGKFLYTSLLNNLEEYNSDLMVKLNSMSRPQTRTKKNNKKTPSKSSKSRNESPMKRPGSGEKKKR; encoded by the exons ATGACGGATACAGTACCAGATCAATCGTTTATCATTGTTAAATACGGCG ATGGTGAGGAAGCTTTATTTAACCCTTGGTGTACTAGTCATACGTTGATGGAATGGATTAGACGAAAGTGTAGATGTGACGACGATA TAATTATAGACCTCGTTGATTTGGAGGGTCAAGTAAAGAATCTGTCTGGACGCAGCAAAGAATACGCAAATGAGGTTGTGAATGGACGGGAAACTTATATACTTATTCGGGTTGAAC GATGTCATGATGGAAAGTTTTTGTATACTTCACTACTCAATAATCTAGAGGAATATAATTCTGATTTGATGG taaAACTGAACAGCATGTCTCGTCCACAGACAAGGACAAAGAAGAATAACAAGAAAACTCCAAGCAAATCAAGTAAAAGTAGGAATGAATCACCAATGAAACGACCTGGCAGTggagagaaaaagaaaagataa
- the LOC139526235 gene encoding craniofacial development protein 2-like: MRLITSSCKKTIITEINTRNQITAGNLEATSYLNTSNDMNAQGESPQREALSRNRKLMDPKKTIKVGTWNVRTMYQVPKTAQVIKEMDRYNIAIMGISECRWTGSEKTVSSKHTIIFSGRADDQHKEGVGLIMNKESTKSLIEWEPINERLIKARFNSTYAKTTIIQCYSPTNDAEDEVKDAYYEALQTQIVKTPQHDVLLIIGDQNAKVGNDNSQNERSMGREGLGIMNENGERLADFCSTNGLVIGGTLFKHKGIHKITWNSPNNRDKNQIDHVIINGKWRRSLLDTRSYRGADVNSDHHLIIAKVRLKLKKAESMKRTSRKIIDTKQLYDAEVKKKFCIELNYRFKALEDLSQMEEIDLENKWENIKQVYQETAEKTIGFRRKNDKQWLTQDTWTIIDERRKIKEKVLNTKSLRLKEQLQKEYNQKDKEVKRSARKDKRNFIETRAEEAGKASKKGDLNQYIK; encoded by the coding sequence ATGAGGCTAATAACCTCATCTTGTAAAAAGACTATTATTACAGAAATCAACACAAGAAATCAAATTACAGCTGGAAACCTTGAGGCGACGAGTTACTTAAATACAAGTAACGATATGAATGCTCAAGGAGAAAGCCCGCAAAGGGAGGCCTTAAGCAGGAATCGTAAACTCATGGATCCAAAGAAAACCATAAAGGTTGGTACCTGGAATGTAAGAACAATGTACCAGGTACCAAAAACGGCGCAAGTCATTAAAGAGATGGACAGATACAACATAGCCATCATGGGAATAAGTGAGTGTAGATGGACAGGATCTGAGAAAACTGTCTCAAGCAAACACACTATCATCTTCTCTGGAAGAGCTGATGACCAACATAAAGAAGGAGTTGGGCTGATCATGAACAAAGAAAGTACTAAAAGCTTAATAGAATGGGAGCCAATAAATGAAAGACTCATAAAAGCTCGCTTCAATTCCACCTATGCAAAGACCACAATAATCCAATGTTACTCACCCACAAATGATGCAGAAGATGAAGTGAAAGATGCTTATTATGAAGCTTTACAAACACAGATAGTCAAAACACCTCAACATGATGTCCTTCTGATAATTGGTGATCAGAATGCCAAGGTTGGTAATGATAACAGCCAAAATGAACGATCAATGGGCAGAGAAGGGCTTGGAATCATGAATGAAAATGGAGAAAGACTAGCTGACTTTTGCTCAACAAATGGGCTTGTTATTGGAGGTACCTTGTTCAAACACAAAGGCATACACAAAATAACATGGAACTCACCAAACAACCGTGACAAAAATCAGATAGACCATGTTATAATAAACGGCAAATGGAGAAGATCACTTCTTGATACAAGATCATATAGGGGAGCTGATGTAAATAGTGACCATCATCTAATTATAGCAAAAGTACGACTCAAATTGAAGAAGGCAGAAAGTATGAAAAGAACAAGTAGAAAGATCATAGACACAAAACAACTTTATGATGCagaagttaaaaagaaattttgcaTTGAACTAAATTACAGGTTTAAAGCATTAGAAGATCTCAGTCAGATGGAAGAAATTGATCTAGAAAATAAGTGGGAAAACATCAAACAAGTCTACCAAGAGACCGCTGAAAAAACAATTGGATTTCGTAGAAAGAACGACAAACAATGGCTAACACAAGACACCTGGACAATAATTGATGAGAGACGAAAGATTAAAGAAAAAGTCCTTAACACCAAGTCACTTAGACTAAAAGAACAGCTGCAGAAAGAATACAACCAAAAGGATAAAGAGGTGAAAAGATCAGCAAGAAAGGATAAAAGAAATTTCATCGAGACACGTGCCGAAGAAGCAGGAAAGGCATCAAAAAAAGGTGATTTAAATCAGTATATAAAATAA